The Polaribacter sp. HaHaR_3_91 genomic sequence CACTAATTTTCTATAAAAAAATTGCAGATTTAGCAAAACAAGACCTTACTAAAAACGGATTGTTATTTTTTGAAATCAATCAATATTTAGGAAAAGAAACCGTAGATATGCTACACCAAAAAGGGTTTAAAAACATAGAGTTAAAAAAAGATTTTTCTGGAAATGACAGAATGATAAAAGCTACATATTAAAATCGATTATCACCATCTAATAAATCTCCTATTCCACCTAAAACACTTCCTTCTCCTCGCTTTCCACTTCCTGTTCTTGGCGCCATTGACAAAACTCGTCCTGCCAATCTACTAAAAGGTAAAGATTGAATATACACAGTTCCTGGCCCTTTTAAAGAAGCAAAAAACAATCCTTCACCTCCAAAAACAGTATTTTTAATACCACCAACAAACTCAATGTCATAATCTACATCTTGAGTAAAACCAACAATACACCCCGTATCTACCTTTAAAACTTCACCTGGTTGTAATACTTTTTTCGCCATAGTTCCACCAGCATGAATAAAACTTAAACCATCTCCCTCTAATTTTTGCATAATAAAACCTTCTCCACCAAACAAACCTCTCCCTAATTTTTTAGAAAACTCTATTCCAATAGAAACGCCTTTTGCTGCACACAAAAATGCATCTTTTTGGCAGATAAACTTCCCTCCAAATTCTGTTAAATCAATCGGAATAATTTTACCAGGATACGGAGACGCAAATGAAATTTGTTTTTTTCCAAAGCCATTATTGGTAAAAACAGTCATAAATAAACTTTCCCCTGTCAAGATTCTTTTTCCTGCTGAAAATATCTTTCCTAATAAGCCCGTTTCTTGATTAGAACCATCACCTAAAATAGTATTCATTTTAATATTATCATCCATCATCATAAAAGTACCTGCTTCTGCAACGACTCCTTCTTGCGGATCTAACTCAATTTCTACAAACTGCATTTCTTCTCCAAAGATTTTATAATCAATCTCGTGAGCATTTCTATTGTTTGAGTTTTGTGGAATTTTATCTTGAAACATAATTCAATTTTTAAGGTTTATACATTAATTAGAAGATTTTAAAGGGTATTTGTTACACCAAAAAACTATTTTTTAAATTTAGTGAATTTTACTTCAATCTAAATAAGTACATTTTTTTGATACATACTTCTTATGAAAGGTTTATGTAAAGAACCTTTTAAATTTTTGTTAATAAAGCCAAAACAGCCGTTTTCTAATTATTTATGAGTAGAAAAAGCCATATTTTTGCAGTGATAAAAAGAAAAACTATATTTAATACACGAATTAAAAAATAAAAAAATTATGAAATATTTATCTCCAGAAATAGAAGCTTTATCTAAAAAGTTTGAAGTAACAAAATCTTTAGCGCGTACAAATGTATCTTGTGGTATTTTTCAAGAATGTGATTATAACGAAGAAAGACCAGAACTATATAAAAGTAAAGAATAAATTACTTTTTCACTCTTAAACTCCAATGGAATTGAAATCTAGAAACCACTACTTCATCTTTATTTTTTCCTTCGGATGTTAAAACAATAACTTGCCCTTCTCCTGTTTTAATAGATTCTTGAATTGCTTCTCGAATTTCATTCCCTCCTTTACAAGAAAAAAGAATTCTTCCCGTAGCTTTTTTAAAGAACTGCGCTTCTTGCTGGGTCACCAACATAGATACTTTTACCTTAGAATCGTCTATTGCCTTCATTACCAAAACACCTGTTGGCATTTCTGCCGCCATACCTTGTGCAGCCCAAAACATACTTCTAAACGGATTTTGATTCATCCATCTGTATTTTATAGAAACCACCACTTCTGTATCTGTA encodes the following:
- a CDS encoding TIGR00266 family protein — translated: MFQDKIPQNSNNRNAHEIDYKIFGEEMQFVEIELDPQEGVVAEAGTFMMMDDNIKMNTILGDGSNQETGLLGKIFSAGKRILTGESLFMTVFTNNGFGKKQISFASPYPGKIIPIDLTEFGGKFICQKDAFLCAAKGVSIGIEFSKKLGRGLFGGEGFIMQKLEGDGLSFIHAGGTMAKKVLQPGEVLKVDTGCIVGFTQDVDYDIEFVGGIKNTVFGGEGLFFASLKGPGTVYIQSLPFSRLAGRVLSMAPRTGSGKRGEGSVLGGIGDLLDGDNRF
- a CDS encoding DUF4442 domain-containing protein, whose protein sequence is MKFTPRKVNLFNLVKLPLAYLGGVRVRTITDTEVVVSIKYRWMNQNPFRSMFWAAQGMAAEMPTGVLVMKAIDDSKVKVSMLVTQQEAQFFKKATGRILFSCKGGNEIREAIQESIKTGEGQVIVLTSEGKNKDEVVVSRFQFHWSLRVKK